The sequence below is a genomic window from Hypanus sabinus isolate sHypSab1 unplaced genomic scaffold, sHypSab1.hap1 scaffold_1547, whole genome shotgun sequence.
ggatgaagtgagacactgggaggtgataggtgagaccaggtgagggggaaggtgggtgggtgggggagggggggatgaagtgagacactgggaggtgataggtgagaccaggtgaggaagaaggtgggtgggtgggggaggggggatgaagtgagacactgggaggtgatgggtgagaccaggtgagggggaaggtgggtgggggagagggggatgaagtgagacactgggagttgataggtgagaccaggtgaaggggaagggtggatgggggagagggggatgaagtaagacactgggaggtgatgggtgagaccaggtgagcgggaaggtgggtgggtgggggagagtggggatgaagtgagacactgggaggtgatgggtgagaccaggtgagggggaaggtgggtgggtgggggagaggggggatgaagtgagacactgggaggtgagaccaggtgagggggaaggtgggtgggtgggggagaggagggatgaagtgagacactgggaggtgatgggtgagaccaggtgagggggaatgtgggtgggtgggggagaggggggatgaaatgagacactgggaggtgataggtgagaccaggtgagggggaaggtgggtgggtggtgagaggggggatgaagtgagacactgggaggtgataggtgagaccaggtgagggggaaggtgggtgggtgggggagaggggggatgaagtgagaaagtgggaggtgatcggtgagaccaggtgagggggaaggtgggtgggtgggtgggggagaggggggatgaagtgagacactgggaggtgatagtgagAGCAGGTCagggggaaggtggggtgggtgggggagagtgggggtgaagtgagacactgggaggtgataggtgagaccaggtgagggggaaggtgggtgggtgggaaagaggggggatgaagtgagtcactgggaggtgataggtgagaccaggtgagggggaaggtggggtgggtgggggagaggggggatgaagtgagacactgggaggtgataggtgagaccaggtgagggggaaggtgggtgggtgggggagaggggggatgaagtgagaaagtgggaggtgatcggtgagaccaggtgagggggaaggtgggtgggtgggggagaggggggatgaagtgagacactgggaggtgatagtgagAGCAGgtcagggggaaggtgggtgggggagaggggggatgaagtgagaaactgggaggtgatagtgagAGCAGgtcagggggaaggtgggtgggggagaggggggatgaagtgagacactgggaggtgataggtgagaccaggtgagggggaaggtgggtgggtgggggagaggggggatgaagtgagacactgggaggtgataggtgagacaaggtgagggggaaggtgggtgggtgggggagaggggggatgaagtgagacactgggaagtgataggtgagaccaggtgagggggaaggtgggtgggggagaggggggatgaagtgagacactgggaggtgataggtgaaaccagggggaaggtgggtgggtgggggagaggggggatgaagtgagacactgggaggtgataccaggtgagggggaaggtgggtgggggagagggggggatgaagtgagacactgggaggtgataggtgagaccaggtgagggggaaggtgggtgggtgggggagaggggggatgaagtgagacactgggaggtgatgggtgagaccaggtgagggggaaggtgggtgggtgggggagagtggggatgaaatgagacactgtgaagtgataggtgagaccaggtgagggggaaggtgggtgggggagaggggggatgaagtgagacactgggaggtgataggtgagaccaggtgagggggaaggtgggtgggtggtgagaggggggatgaagtgagaaagtgGGAGGTGAtcgatgagaccaggtgagggggaaggtgggtgggtgggggagagggtggatgatgtgagaaactgggaggtgatagtgagAGCAggtcagggggaaggtggatgggtgggggagaggggggatgaagtgagacactgggaggtgataggtgagaccaggtgaggggggaggtggggggtgggggagagggggaatgaagtgagacactgggaggtgataggcgagaccaggtgaggggggaggtgggtgggtggggaattgggatgaagtgagacactgggaggtaataggtgagaacaggtgagggggaaggtggggggtgggggagagggggaatgaagtgagacactgggaggtgataggtgagaccaggtgagggggaaggtgggtgggtgggggagggggggatgaagtgagacactgggaggtgatgggtgagaccaggtgagggggaaggtgggtgggtgggagagaggggggatgaagtgagacactgggaggtgatgggtgagaccaggtgagggggagggtgggtgggtgggggagaggggggatgaagtgagacactgggaggtgatgggtgagaccaggtgagggggaaggtgggtgtgaggGTGGGaaagaggggggatgaagtgagtcactgggaggtgataggtgagaccaggtgagggggaaggtggggtgggtgggggagagtggggatgaagtgagacactgggaggtgataggtgagaccaggtgagggggaaggtgggtgggtgggggagaggaggatgaagtgagacactgggaggtgataggtgagaccgggtgagggggaagctgggtgggtgggggagaggggggatgaagtgagacactgtgtggtgataggtgagaccgggtgagggggaaggtgggtgggtgggggagaggggggatgaagtgagacactgtgtggtgataggtgagaccgggtgagggggaagttgggtgggtgggggagaggggggatgaagggagacactggaaggtgatgggtgagaccgggtgagggggaaggtgggtggggtagagtgtgggtggtgagacactgggaggtgattggtgagaccacaaAGATTAATGTCAAATATGTTAAGATACGAACAGTTCACCAGGTTTAATCACATACAGAGAAAAGTTTAATATCTACATTTCATCCGACTGGTTTCCCAGACACAGCTCACAGTTCATTCAGCAAGGGCgagttggaccaaagggcctagCTTTGTGCTGTGCTGCCCACTTGTGGCTACCACTGCCTCGTCTGTCCCCAATCGTCATTTCCGATCGTTGGCTCCCCTCTCCGGCTCCCTGGGTAAGGGGTCCGAATGAAATACCTtcttccattccgtgtctaaagCCACGTTCCTCTGTGTCTCCGCAGACTTCTTGATGGCCTCCATCACCATGGCATTCCTGTGCCTGCTgtcctccccgtgggcccggttCATTTCCGGGAGGTGCTGTGGAGAGGGACAACACATCGGGATTAGCTCATTGCCGTCATGAGCCACGGCAGGGAATGCCCTCGATGTCAGTAAAATCACtccctcaatctctcctcatcgcGCAAACTACAGaaaacctggtaaatctcctctgcatcctctctaaagcttcctcatccttctcATAATGGCGAccacagctgaacacaatacagtGTGTCTAACCAGGTGCTACATTACCTCACGGCCCTTGAACTCAATCGCCCGACTGATGAAGACTAAAACACcagacaccttcttaaccaccccaaCAACGTGCAGCAACATTTGAGGGATCTACGGACGTggaccccgagatccctctgtcccCCACATTGCGAAGaaccctgccattaaccctgtactctacCTTCAGGTTCCATGGTGAACCACTCCACACTTCCCCTGACTGAACTGcatctcccacttctcagcccggctgcgtcctgtcaatgtcccattgcaaCCTACAGCAACCTTCTGCACCGTTCCGATCTGCACCACAGCCCGAGGATGTAAAGCAATTGAACAcagaccaggcccttcagcccacaatgttgtgctaaccttttagcCTACTCTGGGATCAGTCtaatctttccctcccacatcaTCTGCATCGTTCTGTACTGCCTCGTaagacgtgggtgatcatggtctcaagACCACGATTGCTCTTGcaagatttttctacagaagtggctcgccattgctttcttctgggctgtgtctttacgagatgggtgaccaccccacccccgccattatcaatacttttcagagattgtctgccttgcGTCAGTGGTCATATGACTTGCTCCCATGTggggcgtgggggggggggggttgggcagGTGCTACACTTTCCCCAAGAGTGAACTGCAGGCCCGCAGAGAGAAGACCCTTCcatctcctttggtagggacTTATCTCAAAGAATGCCGgccaatgtttcaatgtacatgggaTTTGTTCATCTGAATCTTGGTTGTTATCGCTGTAAATCGTTGTGCACCAACAGCTGCGCTCCCAAACCGTATCAAGACCAAATCCAACTCGAGGGCAGGAGTACGGCGAGGATGCTGGCCTGGAATGGGGTTAGTTGAAGTGGGCTGATCGGAATGAGTGGGGGCTAAATTGAGGGGACCACTGGGATGGGTGGGGGTTGGATTGAGGAATTCACCGAGGTGGGTGGGGCTCAAGACTGTGGGTGTTTGGGaaatgggactggagactgggaatggcgGCGGCTGGATCACGTGATTTGGGCAGGCGGGTTACGGGAACACGTGATGATGGGATCACCGGGCGGCGGGGTTTGACCTGCCACTACATCTCCCAGAATGCCCCGCGGGTCACGTGGCCTTTGGCCACTCAGGAAGCAGAGACACTACATCTCCCAGCACGCCCCGCGCTCCGTCCGCCACCGAGTGAAGCAGAGACACTACATCTCCCAGCACGCCCCGCGCTCCGTCCGCCACCGAGTGAGCGGAGAGGCCGCCCCGCACTCAACCCTTCGCCTTCACCCCCACCGCCACCCCCCGGTAAAGACTACCTGGGCGATGTCCCGCTGGCGCTGCTCGCTCGGGCCCACCAGCAACCAGCACACACCGCCGGCGCCCAGGGCCGCCAGCGCCCAAGCGCTCATCACCAGACTCCGGCCGCTCATCCCGACCCGGCAGCAGTGCGCCTGCGCACAGACCgtcctccggggggggggggaggggcctGACCGCCCAACACCGGGTATTACGGTAACCGGTTTTTACAATAAAATAACTCGTAATATCAGTTGGCAAATTCGTTGATTATTGTGACACGTTGCATGGTGCAGTGTAAAGTTACTGCGGTCGGAGTCTATTCTGGAAATTAATGTTAGGAACACGTTCTGTTTTCACCACAACAAGGGCTGATTCGGAGGTGGCGGTGGgcgtttcatgataaactctagGTAGTGGTGTCCCCCTGACATTGAGCACCAAATGCCGGAACTCTCCATAATCCTGACCGCTTGAGATGCTGCATGATGAGGTCTTCATCCCGACGCATTTCATATCGCAGTCAGGGACTTCAACCaggtttgtttgaagaaatccctgccGAATTACCATCAGCGTATAACCCGTCCCGACAAACCAGACCACTGGAGTACTCAGATACAGAATGCCTCTGCTCCAAGCCCAGAGCGCATTTCAGTGAATCTGATCACTGGGTTGCCCTTCTCCTAccctcacacaggcacagacttAGAGCAAAACTCCAGAGATGGGGACAACAAAGGGGTGGTCGCGGGAGGCGGAGAGCGGCTACGGGATTGcttcgagtcagtggactggTCTGTGTTCAAAGACTCATCTGGGGTTCTGAAAGAATACACCATGGTAGTCACGGGCTTTATCAAGCAGTAgacgagtgtgtccccacaaaaccattcagagtcttccccgagcacaagccctggatgaaccgtgAGATCGGTAATCTGCGGAGGGTCAGGTCGGAGGCGTTCGGGTCTGGAGACCAAGAAGGTTACAAGAGATCAGGGCACGATCTCCAAAAGCCCCTCTCACGGGCGAGGTGGCCATTCTGGACCAGACTTGAAACAACGCAGGATCCGCGACAGTTTTGGCAAGGATTAAATGCTGTCACCTCGTATCAAGCGGCGCAGGCGACAACGGGGCTTCGCTTCCAGACGAGCTCAATGCCTTCGCTGAACTCCCACGACCCCGTGGTTTCAGTCTCCGATGTGCGAGCGGCCTTGAGGAGGGCGACCCCGGGGAAAGCACCCGGCCCACACGGGGTGTGAAGGACAAAAGAAGACCAGCGCTGGCCAGCTGGCTGGATGGTCACCGAGATCGTTTCGCCTCGGCAGTCTGAGCTCCCACCTGATTCAGGCAGGCTTCGATTGCACCGGTGTCCAAGAACATGGGGCCCTGACTCAGTGACTATCGTCCAGTGGCACTCAAATCCACGGAGATGATGTGTTATGAGGGGTTGGTGTTGAAACATATCAacgacttggatccgctccattTTGCCTCCCGTCACGACAGGCCCTCAGCAGATCCCATCCCATTGGCTCTTCGCTCACCCCTGGGACATCTGGACACAAAGATACATACTCCAGGGTGCTCCTTATCGATTACAACTCAACACTCAGTACCGTCATCCCCCCAAtgagctccaagacctgggcctcaatgctCTCAggccacccaggccaggctctcttctcactgctgccatcaggtagaaggtacaggagcctcaggacccgcaccgccaggttcaggaacagttatcacccctcaaccatcaggctcctgaacagtgaggataacctcaactctgaactgattccatcgggaaggaggtacaggagcctcaggtcccacaccaccaggttcaggaacagttattacccctcaaccatcaggctcctgaaccagtgaggataacctcaactctgaactgattccatcgggaaggaggtacaggagcctcaggtcccacaccaccaggttcaggaacagttattacctctcaaccatcaggtagaaggtacaggagcctcaggactcacaccaccaggatcaggaacagttattacccctcaaccatcagtagaaggtacaacagcctcaggtcccacaccaccaggttcaggaacagttattacctctcaaccatcaggtagaaggtacaggagcctcaggactcacaccaccaggttcaggaacagttactacccctcaaccatcaggtagaaggtacaggagcctcaggactcacaccaccaggttcaggaacagttactacccctcaaccatcaggtagaaggtacaggagcctcaggactcacaccaccaggttcaggaacagttattacccctcaaccatcagatagaaggtacaggaacctcaggtcccacaccaccaggttcagggacagttactacccctcaaccatcaggctcccgaaccagaggggacaacttcacttaccccatcactgaactgtccccacaaccaatggactcacttcaaggactcttcgtctcatgtcctcaatatttattgcttatttatttattattacaattatttatttatttgtatgtgGGCGTGTATTTTGCACGCTGGTTGACCGTCCCACTTGGCACGGGTTTTTCACTGAGTCAGTTATGGTTAGTTGGATTTATTCagtatacccacaggaaaatgaggTGGGTAGGCAGGGTGAGGGgggctgaagagagattttagggagccagGTCCTCCACATTAGTAATCTCTGGCCAGCTGCCCTGTCCCACACCAgaataggatgatctggcaggtgaatgtgtggctgaggattcATTGCAGGGAGCAGGAGTTCATTGGGAGCTCTTCTGGGAGGGCTATGGCCTGTACAAAAGagataggttacacctgaacccaaaggggtccaatatcccaaCGAGCAGGTTGGACAGGGTTGctcggggggtttaaactaatctggcagggagCTGGGAAGCAGAGGCAGCGCTGAAGATGGTTTACAACGTGTAGTAGGACATCTTAGTAAGgtgccggctggtggcgcagtggcatcagcgccggacttcggagcgaaggctcccgagttcgaatcctgCCTGCTCCCTGCTGGGTtgagttgagtgtcgagctagcagcTCGGCTTCGTAAAaacaagagggagggagggatggagggacggcgggagggagggatggagggacggcgggagggatggagggacggcgggcgggagggagggagggagggacggcgggagggagggagggagggagggtcggCGGATAGGGATGGAGGGACGGCGGGAGGGAGGGACGGCGGATAGGGATGGAGGGACGGCGGATAGGGATGGAGGGACGGCGGATAGGGATGGAGGGACGGCGGGAGGGAGGACGGCGGGAGGGAGGGACGGCGGAGGGAGGGACGGCGGGGCGGAGGGAGGGACGGCGGGCGGGAGGGAGGGACggcgggagggagggagggacggCGGGAGGGAGGGACGGCGGGAGGGGAGGGACGGCGGATAGGGAGCTCTGAAgcagaggtggggggtgggggagctcCGCACAGCGGATAGTGAACAACACACTGCGTTCCGTCCATATTGTCTCCACCCCGCTGGACAGGTGTGTTACTGCTCTCCGGTAGAATGCCAAACCCCCCAGCCCCATATCCGTACCCGTTTAATCTTCTCCCCGCCGCCGAAGATCAAAGGTCAGCTTCCTTCGTCACTGCGAGGTCAGCGAAATGCATCGCTTGTGTCAAAGCAAATCAGTGGGGGGTGTGCTGGGGGGGGGGCAAGTGTCGTCGCCGCTGCCAATATAGCAAGCCCACATCACCCTAACCCTCAACGGGACGTCACCGGACCCGGAGGCAACCCACGCGGTTACGGGGAgggcgtacaaactccttccacacagcggcaggaatcgaacccgggtctctgGCGCTGTAATGGAATCGCGCCAGCAATACGCGAAGCAAGGCCTCAGCCTGGGAGCTGGGGGGGGTGGGTGTTGACGCACCCCGGCGGCGGTGAACGGTCCCCAGTCTTGCTGACCCTGACTTCATCCTGTCAATGACTGTTGTTACCTACACCGTAACTGGGTCacctaccagcaaagatagagaggcccgttgaagtctgatggtactatttttaacagtatttattgataaaaatacacaaaaataatatcaatgcaaacattcagataatatacgtcgacAATACTAAATCtataagcgcgggtataataataatcaataagaaatagctctatcgttgtctaggggctaatgtattgtccgatggaaatataaaagtcactttagttcattcaagctgcagcctttggttggagtcaagagagagagtttaaacttgcccagtccttctatgatgtcaatccttcgagagtcgttgggagttgatttccccgtaaTTAGcgaaaaaccgttcttccgtggtaaaggcccaccgattCCGGGCCAAATGGAAATGGATGCACGTGGCCTTCCccccggctttcgctattacgggatcgctagcgtttcttctggtgcgtctgaggggctgttcccacagaccctcttttatcctgactcacagggtctcagatgtcaatcaggttgagatgatgccatccctcccccaccccccaccggttcattgcctgggggcttcgatgcaggatgaaatacacaagtccgtctccaagagacaatagccagtaTCAATGGGTCCGCCTTTCGGACTCTTCCACATttcaactctttgtggattctgcatgtctttctctcatttcctgggtctcctgaacggattcaatagtgatcttgcgattctcacaaaggagggggctaccccgcacccttcggcccctcagagctgcggcacattcgtaacactgtGTCGTGGCTGTCCGTGCATTAGCCTCCCCAcgtcaaacaaggtcaaacccgGGCTGAGGTGGTAGTTAATGGGTTAATCCTATGCCCTTCAGTTCACCTCCCCCACATGGGAGGAGTCCACATAGCGTACAAGCAGTGTTATCAATAGAGTTGAGTTGAAGGTCCTgcatgctggtgtcctggagtGCTCTGCACCGTCCCTCAACATCGAACACAACaccacattctccattaagggaataacacacagaaacacaggaaacctacagcacaatacaggcccttcggcccacaaagctgtgccgaacatttccctaccttagacattacctagggttacccatagccctttctttttctaagctccatgtacctgtccaggagtctcttaaaagaccccatcgtatctgcctccaccaccatcaccggcagccccttccatgcactcaccaccctctgtgtaaaaacttacccctgacatctcctctgtacctactccccagcacattaaaactgtgccctcttgtgatagccatttcagtcctgggaaaaagcctctgactaaccacacaatcagtgcctctcatcatcttatacccctctatcaggtcacctctcatcctccgtcgctccaaggagaaaaggccgagttcactcaacctgttttcataaggcgtgctccccaatccaggcaacatccttgtaaatcccctctgctccctttctatggcttccacgtccttcctgtagtgaggtgaccagaactga
It includes:
- the LOC132387135 gene encoding ubiquinol-cytochrome-c reductase complex assembly factor 3-like; this encodes MSGRSLVMSAWALAALGAGGVCWLLVGPSEQRQRDIAQHLPEMNRAHGEDSRHRNAMVMEAIKKSAETQRNVALDTEWKKVFHSDPLPREPERGANDRK